Below is a window of Shewanella khirikhana DNA.
CCGTGAATCGCCGTGAGATGCAAAAAGGCCGGATCAGGGAAGCCTTGATCCGTGCCGGAAAGCTAAGAGATTTGAGAAAACAAGGCAGCGGCGGCCAGATTGACCGCATGCTGTCTGTGTCAGCCCATTATTGCCGGGGAGGGGCATCGGCAACAGGGGCCCGGGAAGGCTTAATGAGGCCTGAGGGTTATCTCAGGCCGGGTGTTCAACTCGCCATCGGCATCCAGGGTGGCTATGTCTTTATCCTGGGCGATAATCGCCAATGGGCCCTGAGGCAGGTTACGCACAAACAGCAGGCGATATCCCCAGGTTTGCAGCCGGTAGAGGCTCATCTTCTGTTCTGCGGTCATGGTGTCCCAGTGGTCCTGGGTACGCAGTGCAATCCCTCGCCTGTCTTGATCCACCGCCAAGGTTTGATTCATCATATCTCGCCCCAACAATTAGGTGATAACTGGCATATTAAGCGCGCATTTTACCCTATTTTATCTGGTTAAAATTTGCGCTCGCGCATGTTTATCCTCTATACGCACCCAGAGCTTGTCAAGGATCAACTTAAGTATGTTCGACTACATCGCACCCGTGTTTCGTCCGCCCTCGGAATGGAAGTCACTGATATTGCAGGTGACCAACGGTTGCAGCTACAACCGCTGCCGTTTTTGCGACATGTATACCGCCGAGCAGAAACGTTTTCGGGCCTTTAAAGAAGACAAAATCGAGGCGGATCTGGCCAAAGCCGCTGCCTCGGGCGTGCCCATCAGACGGGTGTTTCTGGCCGATGGCGATGCCATGACGCTGCCATTTGCCCGCCTCGAAGCCATCTTGCTGCTTATCAAACAATACCTGCCCGATGTGAGCCGGGTGAGCAGCTATTGTCTGCCGCGCAATCTGGCCAATAAGTCGGTGCCACAGTTGGCGCGGCTGCGGGAGCTGGGGCTCAGTTTGATGTATGTCGGCTGCGAGAGCGGCGATGATGAAGTGCTGGCCCGGGTTGCCAAGGGCGAAACCTTTGCCTCGTCGCTGGAGGCGCTGGAAAAAATCCGCGCCGCAGGGATGAAATCGTCGGTGATGATTTTAAATGGCCTCGGTGGCAAGGCTCTGTCGCATCAGCATGCGCTCAATTCTGCCCGGCTGATGAATGCCGCTCAGCCCGATTATCTGAGCACTCTGGTGGTGACATTGCCGCTTGGCAAGGCGCGGATGGATGAGGGTTTTGATGGTGGTTTTGAGCTGCCGTCCCAGGCGGAACTGTTTACCGAAATGCACACGCTGCTGGCCAATCTTGAACTTGAGCAGACAGTGTTCCGCTCAGATCACGCTTCCAACTATCTGGTGTTGAAGGGCATTTTGGGGCGGGATAAGGATGCGCTGCTCAGGCAGGTTCAACTGGCGATGCAGGCGCCTGCCGAGGCAAATCTGCGACAGGAGTGGCAGCGGGGGCTGTAGCGCTTGCTTGGCTCTCGTACTCGCTTCGCTGAGGCACAGGCAAGCCCAGAGCCGATATTGGAGGCGTACCACTAGGATTGTGGCAGCTGTCCCTCGGCAATCATGTCTTTGGTCAGCTCGATACACAAATCTTTAAACCATTGGATTAATGGGTCTTTATGTACCCTTGCATGCCAGTAAAGCATGCCTTCGATGGCCGGAATTTGTGCCAGCGCCAGGTGCTGCAGGCCTTCGCTGCGGGCTAAGAATCGCTCCGGCAGGAATGCCAGGTGCCTGCCGGCCTTCAGGGATTGTTGCAGTACCAGAATCGAAGAGCAGCTGAAGCTGCATTTGCGGCCAAGGCCCAGTTCCTGCGCCAACAGGTCGATTTGCTGTTCAATCAGATTCGAGGCGCTGAAGCGGGCATGATCCCACTCGAACACGTCTTCAATCGTCGGCTTTGCCAGCTTGGCGATGGGATGATTTGGGCTGAAAAACACCAGATATTGCTCGCGGGTGGTGCGGCGGCCATAAATGTTGGGTGGCGGCATTTCCACCCCGCCTACCGCCAAGTCGAGCTCACCCGACTCCAACATGGAAAAGATATCCGACGGTTTATGGATAAACTCCAGCTCCACATTGGGCGCATCCACCATCAACCGCTCCAGCAGTCTCGGCACAAAGGCCTCGGCCACATCGGCCACCAGGCTGAAGCGAATTTTACCGCTGGCTTCCTCCGGCAAAAATGGCTTTTGCAGCAGTAGTCGGCTGGATAGCTGCAGCCACTGGTGCAGCGGCTGGTACAGCTTGAGCGCCTTGTCGGTGGCGGCAATGCCCTGGCCTTGCTTAACAAACAGCGGCTCATCAAACAGCTTGTGCAGTTTTTTCAGGTTCTGGCTCATGGCCGGTTGTGACAGGCCCAGCCGCTCGGCGCTGCGCGAGACACTCTGCTCTTCAATCAATACCGCAAGACACAGCAGCAGATTGAGGTCGCAACTACGGATACGGGCGATGTCGGCCTGATTCAACATAATGAAAACTCTTTGGATAACAGGCTGGCCTTCACTAATGACGCCAGCTCGTTTCGAAAATACAGATGCAGTTGTCTGTGCCTTGGACGGTCCGCCCAGCACAGCTGCAAATCGAGGTATTGGGGCTCGCCAAACCAGACCAGCCGCTGTTGTATTTCTGCGGGCAATACCAGCACCGCATGATGGGGCAGCAGGGTGGCGGTTCCGGCCTGGCGCAGACCATTGACCAGCACGCTTAAGGATTCGGACGACAGCAAATAACCCTGCGCCGCATCATCCATGGCCTGCAGACTTTGCTGCTGCTTTAACTGGCCGTGCTCCTGAAACTGGTAACTGAGCAGTCGCTTGGGGCCTGAATCACTATCCAGGGTGGCATATTGCCAGCAAGCCTTGCCGATGC
It encodes the following:
- a CDS encoding radical SAM protein, translating into MFDYIAPVFRPPSEWKSLILQVTNGCSYNRCRFCDMYTAEQKRFRAFKEDKIEADLAKAAASGVPIRRVFLADGDAMTLPFARLEAILLLIKQYLPDVSRVSSYCLPRNLANKSVPQLARLRELGLSLMYVGCESGDDEVLARVAKGETFASSLEALEKIRAAGMKSSVMILNGLGGKALSHQHALNSARLMNAAQPDYLSTLVVTLPLGKARMDEGFDGGFELPSQAELFTEMHTLLANLELEQTVFRSDHASNYLVLKGILGRDKDALLRQVQLAMQAPAEANLRQEWQRGL
- a CDS encoding LysR family transcriptional regulator, giving the protein MLNQADIARIRSCDLNLLLCLAVLIEEQSVSRSAERLGLSQPAMSQNLKKLHKLFDEPLFVKQGQGIAATDKALKLYQPLHQWLQLSSRLLLQKPFLPEEASGKIRFSLVADVAEAFVPRLLERLMVDAPNVELEFIHKPSDIFSMLESGELDLAVGGVEMPPPNIYGRRTTREQYLVFFSPNHPIAKLAKPTIEDVFEWDHARFSASNLIEQQIDLLAQELGLGRKCSFSCSSILVLQQSLKAGRHLAFLPERFLARSEGLQHLALAQIPAIEGMLYWHARVHKDPLIQWFKDLCIELTKDMIAEGQLPQS